One genomic window of Polaromonas sp. SP1 includes the following:
- a CDS encoding LysR family transcriptional regulator, with amino-acid sequence MRLRHIEVFNAVMLTGSVSGAARLINVTQPAVSRILQHAELQLGFALFQRTKGRLTPTSEALTLYPHIERLFAQLDEVQRLAANLKTGESAKELRILTVLALSYEILPHAIKLFRVKHADVAITLQALHSPQIVSALALQEADVGFLFSPVAHSALAQEHLADGRMVCVAPKGMLPARLVKRGNVALADLTKVPVVGLDVLDPVGRSLNQACREAGVGLEFHITVQTYHSALALAHHGLGVAVIDTCTAASADPSRVDVLELEPLIPVPIKALLPAGKPGSVVVRAFVRCFQQALTQRA; translated from the coding sequence ATGCGCCTGCGCCACATTGAAGTTTTCAACGCCGTCATGCTGACCGGCAGCGTGAGCGGGGCGGCCCGGTTGATCAATGTCACCCAGCCGGCCGTCAGCCGCATCCTGCAGCACGCTGAACTGCAACTGGGCTTTGCCCTTTTCCAGCGCACCAAAGGCCGGCTCACGCCGACCTCTGAAGCCCTGACGCTGTACCCGCATATCGAACGGCTGTTTGCGCAACTCGACGAAGTGCAGCGCCTGGCCGCCAACCTCAAGACCGGTGAAAGCGCCAAAGAGTTGCGCATCCTCACGGTGCTGGCGTTGAGCTATGAAATCTTGCCGCACGCCATCAAGCTCTTTCGCGTCAAGCATGCCGACGTGGCCATCACCTTGCAGGCGCTGCATTCGCCGCAAATCGTCTCGGCGCTGGCTTTGCAGGAGGCCGACGTCGGCTTCCTCTTCAGCCCCGTGGCGCATTCAGCACTGGCGCAGGAACACCTGGCCGACGGCCGCATGGTGTGTGTGGCGCCCAAGGGCATGCTGCCTGCGCGCCTGGTCAAGCGCGGCAACGTGGCATTGGCAGACCTCACCAAAGTCCCGGTGGTCGGGCTCGACGTGCTCGACCCGGTGGGCCGCAGCCTCAACCAGGCTTGCCGCGAAGCCGGTGTGGGGCTGGAGTTTCACATCACCGTGCAGACCTATCACTCGGCGCTCGCGCTTGCGCACCACGGCCTCGGTGTGGCGGTGATCGACACCTGCACCGCCGCCTCGGCCGACCCGAGCCGGGTCGATGTGCTGGAGCTGGAGCCGCTGATCCCCGTGCCCATCAAGGCCTTGCTGCCTGCGGGCAAGCCGGGCTCGGTGGTGGTCAGGGCTTTTGTGCGCTGCTTCCAGCAGGCGCTGACGCAACGCGCCTGA
- a CDS encoding LysR family transcriptional regulator, whose protein sequence is MHLPLNALRAFEVSARHLSFTRAADELNVTQTAISQHVKNLEERMGVPLFRRLPRGLALTDEGLALLPALAESFGRIGALIEQFRDGRFREVLTVGAVGTFAVGWLIPRLAQFQEAHPFVDFRLFTNNNRVDLAGEGLDYAIRFGDGAWHGTEAEPLFAAPLSPVCAPAIASRLREPADLAGELLLRSYRSDEWVNWFAAAGVDSPVVRGTVFDSSLTMAEAAVQGAGVALLPVNLFARELRAGRLVRPFAIEIENGSYWLTRLKSKRTTLAMNVFRDWLLASTAPGAPVS, encoded by the coding sequence ATGCACCTTCCCCTGAATGCCCTGCGCGCTTTTGAGGTGTCCGCCCGGCACCTGAGCTTCACGCGCGCCGCCGACGAGCTCAACGTGACGCAGACCGCGATCAGCCAGCATGTCAAAAATCTTGAAGAGCGCATGGGCGTGCCGCTGTTTCGGCGGCTGCCGCGCGGCTTGGCCTTGACGGATGAAGGTTTGGCCTTGTTGCCTGCCCTGGCTGAATCGTTTGGCCGCATTGGCGCCCTGATCGAACAGTTCCGCGACGGCCGCTTTCGTGAAGTGTTGACGGTGGGCGCGGTCGGCACGTTCGCCGTGGGCTGGCTGATCCCGCGCCTGGCGCAGTTTCAGGAGGCGCATCCGTTTGTGGATTTCCGGCTCTTTACCAACAACAACCGCGTTGATCTGGCGGGCGAGGGCCTGGACTACGCCATCCGTTTTGGTGACGGCGCCTGGCACGGCACCGAAGCCGAGCCGCTGTTTGCCGCGCCGCTGTCGCCGGTGTGCGCACCGGCCATCGCATCCCGTTTGCGTGAGCCTGCGGACCTGGCGGGTGAGCTGCTGCTGCGCTCTTATCGGTCGGATGAATGGGTCAACTGGTTTGCCGCAGCGGGTGTGGATTCTCCCGTTGTCAGGGGCACCGTGTTTGATTCGTCATTGACGATGGCGGAAGCGGCGGTACAGGGCGCGGGCGTGGCGCTGCTGCCGGTGAACCTGTTCGCGCGTGAACTGCGGGCCGGCCGTCTGGTCAGGCCATTCGCGATTGAGATTGAAAACGGCAGCTACTGGCTCACCCGCTTGAAGTCAAAACGAACGACCCTGGCGATGAATGTTTTTCGCGACTGGTTGCTGGCTTCAACGGCGCCCGGCGCGCCAGTGTCCTGA
- the bla gene encoding class A beta-lactamase — MQRRQFTGALGAIMAGAGVSAYAQKSLGTGAVTARLQAIERESGGRLGVSILETGNGARWGYRAGERFPMCSTFKLLAAALILHRVDKGQEQLDRKIIVKPSDIITHSPTTKQYVGTQGITIAQLCEATVTLSDNAAGNLLLESFGGPAGLTAYTRSLGDTMTRLDRNEPSLNEATAGDKRDTTTPDAMVSTIQKIVLGTALSEASRKQMTQWLLDNKTGDTRLRALLRPGWRVGDKTGTGGHGSTNDVGILWPPGRAPVVVAAYLTGTSRPIAQREATLAKVGELAASLVA, encoded by the coding sequence ATGCAAAGAAGGCAATTTACAGGTGCACTCGGAGCCATCATGGCCGGCGCCGGGGTTTCGGCCTATGCCCAGAAATCATTGGGCACCGGCGCAGTCACCGCACGCCTGCAAGCCATTGAACGCGAAAGCGGCGGCAGATTGGGCGTCAGCATTCTCGAGACCGGCAACGGCGCCCGCTGGGGCTATCGCGCCGGCGAGCGCTTCCCCATGTGCAGCACCTTCAAGCTGCTGGCCGCCGCACTCATACTGCATCGCGTAGACAAGGGCCAGGAACAGCTGGACCGCAAAATCATCGTCAAGCCAAGCGACATCATCACCCACTCGCCCACCACGAAGCAGTACGTCGGCACACAGGGCATCACCATCGCGCAACTGTGCGAAGCCACCGTCACCCTCAGCGACAACGCGGCAGGCAACCTGCTGCTGGAAAGCTTCGGCGGCCCCGCGGGCCTCACGGCCTATACCCGCTCCCTCGGCGACACCATGACCCGCCTGGACCGCAACGAACCCAGCCTCAACGAAGCCACAGCCGGCGACAAACGAGACACCACAACGCCCGACGCGATGGTGAGCACCATCCAGAAGATCGTTCTAGGCACAGCCCTGTCCGAAGCATCACGCAAACAGATGACGCAATGGCTGCTAGACAACAAAACCGGCGACACCCGCCTGCGCGCCCTGCTGCGGCCCGGCTGGCGCGTAGGCGACAAAACAGGCACGGGAGGCCACGGCTCCACCAACGACGTCGGCATCCTCTGGCCGCCTGGCCGCGCGCCCGTCGTGGTGGCGGCGTATCTCACCGGGACCAGCCGGCCGATTGCGCAGCGTGAGGCGACTTTGGCGAAGGTGGGTGAGCTTGCGGCGTCTTTGGTTGCTTGA
- a CDS encoding aspartate kinase has translation MALIVHKYGGTSMGSTERIRNVAKRVAKWARAGHQMVVVPSAMSGETNRLLGLAKELAPTKPGDAYSRELDALAATGEQASSALLAIALQAEGMQAVSYAGWQVTIKTNNAYTKARIESIDDERVRGDLNAGKVVIITGFQGVDDGGNVTTLGRGGSDTSAVAVAAALKAHECLIYTDVDGVYTTDPRVVPEARRLHTVSFEEMLEMASMGSKVLQIRSVEFAGKYKVPLRVLSSFTEWDIDINEEAKSGTLISFEEDENMEQAIVSGIAFNRDEAKISVLGVPDTPGIAYQILGAVADANIEVDVIIQNISKDGKTDFSFTVHRNDYSKAVDLLKTQVLPKLGAQEVTGDAKICKVSIVGIGMRSHVGIASKMFRVLSEEGINIQMISTSEIKTSVVIDEKYMELAVRALHKAFDLDQPTV, from the coding sequence ATGGCATTGATCGTTCATAAATACGGCGGCACGTCGATGGGCTCCACCGAGCGCATCCGCAACGTGGCCAAACGCGTGGCCAAGTGGGCGCGCGCCGGCCACCAGATGGTCGTCGTTCCCAGCGCCATGAGTGGCGAAACCAACCGTTTGCTGGGACTGGCCAAAGAGCTGGCCCCCACCAAACCGGGCGACGCCTACAGCCGCGAGCTGGACGCCCTGGCCGCCACCGGCGAGCAGGCCTCCAGCGCATTACTGGCGATTGCGCTGCAAGCCGAAGGCATGCAGGCCGTGAGCTACGCCGGCTGGCAAGTCACCATCAAGACCAACAACGCCTACACCAAGGCCCGCATTGAGTCGATCGACGACGAGCGCGTGCGCGGCGATTTGAACGCCGGCAAGGTCGTCATCATCACCGGCTTCCAGGGCGTAGACGATGGCGGCAACGTCACCACGCTGGGCCGCGGCGGCTCCGATACTTCGGCCGTGGCCGTGGCGGCTGCGCTCAAGGCGCATGAATGCCTAATCTACACCGACGTCGACGGCGTCTACACCACCGACCCGCGCGTCGTGCCCGAGGCGCGCCGCCTGCACACCGTGAGCTTCGAAGAGATGCTGGAGATGGCCTCCATGGGCTCCAAGGTGCTGCAGATCCGCTCGGTCGAATTTGCCGGCAAATACAAGGTGCCGCTGCGCGTGCTGTCCAGCTTCACCGAATGGGACATCGACATCAACGAAGAAGCCAAGTCAGGCACTTTGATCAGTTTTGAGGAAGACGAAAACATGGAACAAGCCATCGTATCGGGCATCGCATTTAACCGCGATGAAGCCAAAATCTCCGTGCTCGGCGTGCCCGACACCCCCGGCATTGCGTACCAGATCCTGGGTGCCGTGGCCGACGCCAACATCGAAGTCGATGTGATCATCCAGAACATCAGCAAAGACGGCAAAACCGACTTCAGCTTCACCGTTCACCGCAACGACTACTCCAAGGCCGTCGACCTGCTCAAAACCCAGGTCCTGCCCAAGCTGGGCGCGCAGGAAGTCACCGGCGACGCCAAGATCTGCAAGGTCAGCATCGTCGGCATCGGCATGCGCAGCCACGTGGGCATCGCCAGCAAGATGTTCCGCGTCCTGAGCGAAGAGGGTATCAACATCCAGATGATTTCCACCAGCGAAATCAAGACCTCCGTCGTCATCGACGAAAAGTACATGGAACTCGCCGTACGCGCCCTGCACAAGGCTTTTGACCTGGACCAGCCGACCGTCTGA
- the tilS gene encoding tRNA lysidine(34) synthetase TilS, with protein MTSRWATVAHKGAAQEPGLPDALSSFSPGLPLAVALSGGADSVALLVACAEKWPGQVYAIHIHHGLQAAADDFERHCAALCAQLNVPLIIQRVDARHAAGESPEDAARKARYKAFSAAAKEGHGLVAIKDIAIAQHADDQVETILLALSRGAGLPGLAAMPARWERDGITYHRPLLTVPGALLRAWLRERGIAWVEDPTNTDERFTRNRIRARLLPALEEVFPQFRETFARSARHSAQAQAMLVEVAQQDLAAVGSPPVIKALQALTAPRRANVLRHWLLQLQATPSAAQLEQLQQQIAACTTRGHQIHLKVATGHVTRDGAVLQYTAAADKPA; from the coding sequence ATGACTTCACGGTGGGCCACCGTGGCGCATAAAGGCGCCGCACAAGAACCGGGCCTGCCTGACGCACTGAGTTCTTTTTCACCCGGCCTGCCGCTGGCCGTGGCGCTCAGCGGCGGCGCCGACTCCGTGGCCTTGCTGGTGGCCTGCGCCGAAAAATGGCCCGGGCAGGTGTACGCAATCCATATCCACCATGGCCTTCAGGCAGCGGCTGATGACTTTGAGCGGCACTGCGCCGCCCTGTGCGCACAGTTGAATGTGCCCTTGATCATCCAGCGTGTGGATGCCCGCCACGCTGCCGGCGAGAGCCCGGAAGACGCGGCACGCAAGGCACGTTACAAGGCTTTTAGTGCTGCAGCCAAGGAGGGGCATGGACTTGTTGCTATCAAAGATATAGCAATTGCCCAACATGCCGATGACCAGGTGGAAACCATTTTGCTGGCGCTGTCACGCGGCGCCGGGCTGCCGGGGCTGGCTGCCATGCCGGCGCGCTGGGAGCGGGACGGCATCACTTACCACCGCCCCCTGCTCACTGTGCCCGGGGCGCTGCTGCGCGCATGGCTGCGGGAGCGCGGCATCGCCTGGGTGGAAGACCCGACCAACACCGATGAGCGCTTCACGCGCAACCGGATCCGGGCCCGGCTGCTGCCCGCGCTGGAAGAGGTTTTCCCGCAGTTTCGCGAGACCTTTGCCCGCAGCGCCCGGCATTCGGCGCAGGCCCAGGCGATGCTGGTCGAGGTGGCGCAGCAAGATCTCGCGGCGGTCGGCTCGCCGCCGGTGATCAAGGCCTTGCAAGCACTGACGGCGCCACGGCGAGCCAATGTGTTGCGTCACTGGTTGCTGCAGTTACAGGCCACGCCCAGCGCGGCGCAGCTGGAGCAACTGCAGCAGCAAATCGCCGCCTGCACCACACGCGGCCACCAGATTCACCTCAAGGTGGCGACCGGGCATGTGACACGGGACGGCGCGGTGCTGCAGTACACCGCGGCAGCAGATAAGCCGGCCTAA
- a CDS encoding phytanoyl-CoA dioxygenase family protein — MASLSDQEIRHYREQGYVIPQFRLDDGWVRRMQDALNTLIRDNPGVRPEKLVSAHIEGRNDEGVRGSRDFFDLAMNTDIVDLVAQAIGPDVILWGCHVFCKPASEGYETPWHQDGHYWPIRPLANCTVWVALEPSTRENGCLRVIPGSHSGKQLHPHLHEDRTDLTLNQRMADGSFDENDAVDLELQPGQMSLHDIYMIHGAKANTSGIRRTGVALRYMPGTSLFDRSLRPADGKTGVAVSFATRPLWLLRGEDKTGRNDFTVGHRGA, encoded by the coding sequence ATGGCCAGCCTGTCCGACCAGGAGATCAGGCACTACCGGGAGCAGGGCTATGTCATCCCGCAGTTCCGGCTGGACGACGGCTGGGTGCGGCGCATGCAGGACGCCCTCAATACCCTGATCCGCGACAACCCCGGCGTGCGGCCCGAAAAGCTTGTCAGCGCCCATATTGAAGGCCGCAACGACGAAGGCGTGCGCGGCAGCCGCGATTTCTTCGACCTGGCCATGAATACCGACATCGTCGACCTGGTGGCCCAGGCCATCGGCCCCGACGTGATCCTCTGGGGCTGCCACGTGTTCTGCAAGCCCGCCAGCGAAGGCTATGAAACGCCGTGGCACCAGGACGGCCACTACTGGCCCATCCGGCCGCTGGCAAACTGCACCGTCTGGGTGGCACTGGAGCCGAGCACTCGCGAAAACGGCTGCCTGCGCGTGATCCCCGGATCGCACAGCGGCAAACAACTCCACCCCCATCTGCACGAAGACCGCACCGACCTGACGCTGAACCAGCGCATGGCCGACGGCAGTTTTGACGAAAACGATGCGGTCGACCTGGAGCTGCAGCCCGGGCAGATGTCGCTGCACGACATCTACATGATCCACGGCGCCAAGGCCAACACCTCCGGCATCCGCCGCACCGGCGTGGCGCTGCGCTACATGCCCGGCACCTCGCTGTTTGACCGCAGCCTGCGGCCGGCCGACGGCAAGACCGGCGTGGCCGTCAGTTTTGCGACGCGGCCGCTGTGGCTGCTGCGCGGTGAAGACAAAACCGGCCGCAATGACTTCACGGTGGGCCACCGTGGCGCATAA
- a CDS encoding acetyl-CoA carboxylase carboxyltransferase subunit alpha, whose translation MAKKTFLDFEQPIAELEGKIEELRYVQTESAVDISEEIDQLAKKSQQLTKDIYSDLTPWQITKIARHAERPYTLDYVNEIFTDFVELHGDRHFADDLSIVGGLARFNGTACMVLGHQKGRDTKERGLRNFGMSKPEGYRKALRLMKTAEKFKLPVFTFVDTPGAYPGIDAEERGQSEAIGRNIFEMAQLEVPIITTIIGEGGSGGALAISVADQVVMLQYSIYSVISPEGCASILWKTSDKAQEAAEALGITAHRLKALGVIDKIVNEPVGGAHRDHKQMAAFLKRALNDAFRQVSDLKVKELLDRRYERLQSYGRFTDTKADAGK comes from the coding sequence ATGGCGAAGAAGACCTTCCTCGATTTCGAGCAACCGATCGCGGAGCTTGAAGGAAAAATTGAAGAACTGCGCTACGTACAGACCGAGTCGGCCGTTGATATCTCTGAGGAAATCGACCAGCTGGCCAAAAAGAGCCAGCAACTCACCAAAGACATCTACAGCGACCTGACGCCCTGGCAGATCACCAAGATCGCCCGCCACGCGGAACGCCCCTACACCCTGGACTACGTCAACGAAATCTTCACCGATTTTGTCGAGCTGCACGGCGACCGGCACTTTGCCGACGACCTGTCCATCGTGGGCGGCCTGGCCCGCTTTAACGGCACCGCCTGCATGGTGCTGGGCCACCAGAAGGGCCGCGACACCAAGGAACGCGGCCTGCGCAACTTCGGCATGAGCAAGCCCGAGGGCTACCGCAAGGCCTTGCGCCTGATGAAAACCGCCGAGAAGTTCAAGCTGCCGGTGTTCACCTTTGTCGACACGCCCGGCGCCTACCCCGGCATCGACGCCGAAGAGCGCGGCCAGTCCGAGGCCATCGGCCGCAACATCTTCGAGATGGCGCAACTCGAAGTGCCCATCATCACCACCATCATCGGAGAAGGCGGCTCCGGCGGCGCGCTGGCCATTTCGGTGGCCGACCAGGTCGTGATGCTGCAGTATTCGATCTATTCCGTCATCAGCCCTGAAGGCTGCGCTTCCATCTTGTGGAAGACCTCCGACAAGGCGCAGGAAGCCGCCGAGGCCCTGGGCATCACCGCGCACCGGCTCAAGGCCCTGGGCGTGATCGACAAGATCGTCAATGAACCCGTGGGCGGCGCCCACCGCGACCACAAGCAGATGGCCGCTTTCCTCAAACGCGCCCTCAACGATGCCTTCCGCCAGGTCAGCGACCTGAAGGTCAAGGAACTGCTGGACCGCCGCTACGAGCGCCTGCAAAGCTACGGACGCTTCACCGACACCAAGGCCGACGCCGGCAAGTAA
- a CDS encoding DNA-3-methyladenine glycosylase: MKKIVKSGPGSVELAEVPEPATTVPEYWADACKHLVKKDRVMKRLIPQFGDACLQARGDAFSTLARSIVGQQISVKAAQSVWAKFSALPKKVTPANVLRLKVDDMRAAGLSARKVEYLVDLSIHFDAGTVHVKDWQAMDDEAIIAELVAIRGIGRWTAEMFLIFYLMRPNVLPLDDVGLISGISQNYFSGESVSRSDAREVAAAWAPYCSVATWYIWRSLDPLPVLGAEQN; encoded by the coding sequence ATGAAAAAGATAGTAAAGAGCGGTCCCGGCAGCGTTGAGCTGGCCGAAGTCCCCGAGCCGGCCACCACGGTGCCGGAGTACTGGGCGGACGCCTGCAAGCACCTCGTCAAAAAAGACCGGGTCATGAAGCGGCTGATTCCGCAGTTTGGCGACGCCTGCCTGCAGGCCCGGGGCGATGCCTTCAGCACGCTGGCGCGCAGCATCGTCGGCCAGCAGATTTCCGTGAAAGCCGCCCAGAGCGTCTGGGCAAAGTTTTCGGCCCTGCCCAAAAAAGTCACTCCGGCCAATGTGCTGAGGCTCAAGGTCGACGACATGCGTGCGGCTGGCCTGAGCGCCCGCAAGGTCGAGTACCTGGTGGATTTGTCGATCCATTTCGACGCCGGCACCGTCCACGTGAAGGACTGGCAGGCCATGGACGACGAGGCCATCATTGCCGAACTGGTCGCCATTCGCGGCATTGGCCGCTGGACGGCCGAGATGTTTTTGATCTTCTACCTGATGCGCCCCAACGTCTTGCCGCTGGACGACGTCGGCCTGATCAGCGGCATCAGCCAGAACTATTTTTCCGGTGAATCCGTCAGCCGGAGCGACGCGCGCGAGGTGGCCGCCGCCTGGGCGCCGTACTGCAGTGTCGCAACTTGGTATATTTGGCGCTCTCTGGACCCACTACCCGTTTTGGGCGCCGAGCAGAATTGA